From a region of the Balaenoptera musculus isolate JJ_BM4_2016_0621 chromosome 15, mBalMus1.pri.v3, whole genome shotgun sequence genome:
- the RHOT2 gene encoding mitochondrial Rho GTPase 2 isoform X8, producing the protein MEAVLPIMSQFPEIETCVECSAKNLKNISELFYYAQKAVLHPTAPLYDPEAKQLMPKCAQALTRIFRLSDQDMDQVLSDQELNAFQMSCFGHPLAPQALEDVKMVVSKNVAGGVQDDRLTLDGFLFLNMLFIQRGRHETTWTILRRFGYGDSLELTANYLCPPLRVPPGCSTELNHRGYQFVQRMFEKHDQDRDGALSPAELQSLFSVFPAAPWGPQLPHAVRTEAGRLPLHGYLCQWTLVTYLDVQHCLEHLGYLGFPTLCEQDSQAHAITVTREKRLDQEKGQTQRNVFLCKVVGARGVGKSSFLQAFLGRGLGDAGEPAGEPSAYTIDTVQVNGQEKYLILCEVGANSLLTASADATCDIACLMFDSRHPRSFSLCASVYKRHYMDRQTPCLFVSSKADLPEGVLLPGLSPTEFCRRHRLPAPALFSCASPAEPRAAIFTRLATMAAFPWVPGSKPLCGRPLPVPGEWHSCGVRTGVSQGCRVGLGAHADAQAGPSGPGLTGCSLVWGSCHAGH; encoded by the exons ATGGAGGCTGTGCTGCCCATCATGAGCCAGTTCCCCGAGATCGAGACCTGTGTGGAG TGCTCGGCGAAGAACCTGAAAAACATCTCAGAGCTGTTCTACTATGCACAGAAGGCCGTGCTACACCCCACTGCTCCCCTCTATGACCCTGAGGCCAAGCAG CTGATGCCCAAGTGCGCCCAGGCCCTCACACGCATCTTCAGGCTCTCAGACCAGGACATGGACCAGGTGCTCAGTGACCAGGAGCTCAACGCTTTCCAG ATGTCCTGCTTCGGGCACCCTCTTGCCCCGCAGGCCCTGGAGGACGTGAAGATGGTGGTGAGCAAGAATGTGGCAGGAGGTGTGCAGGATGACCGGCTGACCCTGGACG GCTTCCTTTTCTTGAACATGCTCTTCATCCAGCGAGGCCGCCACGAGACCACATGGACCATCCTGAGGCGCTTTGGCTATGGTGACTCGCTTGAGCTGACGGCCAACTACCTCTGTCCACC GCTCCGTGTGCCCCCCGGATGCAGCACCGAGCTCAACCACCGCGGCTACCAGTTTGTGCAGAGAATGTTCGAGAAGCATGACCAG GACCGGGATGGCGCCCTCTCGCCAGCAGAGCTGCAGAGCCTCTTCAGCGTGTTTCCTGCTGCTCCCTGGGGGCCCCAGCTCCCTCACGCGGTCCGCACCGAGGCCGGTCGGTTGCCCCTGCACGGGTATCTCTGCCAGTGGAC TCTGGTGACCTACTTGGACGTCCAGCACTGTCTTGAGCACCTTGGCTACCTGGGCTTCCCCACCCTCTGCGAGCAGGATTCCCAGGCCCACGCCATCACAG TCACCCGGGAGAAGAGGCTGGACCAGGAGAAGGGACAAACGCAGAGAAACGTTTTCTTGTGCAAGGTGGTGGGGGCCCGCGGAGTGGGCAAGTCCTCCTTCCTGCAGGCTTTCCTCGGCCGTGGCCTGGGG GATGCTGGGGAGCCTGCCGGGGAGCCCTCTGCCTACACCATCGACACTGTGCAGGTCAACGGGCAGGAGAAGTACCTGATC CTGTGTGAGGTGGGTGCAAACAGCCTCCTGACCGCCTCGGCCGACGCCACCTGTGACATTGCCTGCTTGATGTTTGACAGCAGGCACCCCAGGTCCTTCTCGCTGTGCGCCAGTGTCTACAAG cgCCACTACATGGACAGGCAGACCCCCTGCCTCTTCGTCTCCTCCAAGGCTGACTTGCCCGAAGGCGTCTTGCTGCCTGGTCTGTCTCCGACTGAGTTCTGCCGTAGGCACCGGCTGCCCGCCCCCGCCCTGTTCTCTTGTGCCAGCCCAGCCGAGCCCCGCGCGGCCATCTTCACCCGGCTTGCCACCATGGCCGCCTTCCCGTGGGTACCAGGATCGAAGCCCCTGTGTGGGAGACCCCTCCCTGTCCCAGGAGAGTGGCACAGCTGTGGTGTCAGGACTGGAGTCAGTCAAGGTTGCAGGGTGGGCCTTGGTGCCCATGCCGATGCCCAGGCGGGGCCCTCGGGGCCTGGCCTCACAGGCTGCTCTCTCGTCTGGGGGTCCTGCCATGCTGGGCACTGA
- the RHOT2 gene encoding mitochondrial Rho GTPase 2 isoform X9 encodes MSCFGHPLAPQALEDVKMVVSKNVAGGVQDDRLTLDGFLFLNMLFIQRGRHETTWTILRRFGYGDSLELTANYLCPPLRVPPGCSTELNHRGYQFVQRMFEKHDQDRDGALSPAELQSLFSVFPAAPWGPQLPHAVRTEAGRLPLHGYLCQWTLVTYLDVQHCLEHLGYLGFPTLCEQDSQAHAITVTREKRLDQEKGQTQRNVFLCKVVGARGVGKSSFLQAFLGRGLGDAGEPAGEPSAYTIDTVQVNGQEKYLILCEVGANSLLTASADATCDIACLMFDSRHPRSFSLCASVYKRHYMDRQTPCLFVSSKADLPEGVLLPGLSPTEFCRRHRLPAPALFSCASPAEPRAAIFTRLATMAAFPHLVHGELHATSFWLRVALGAVGAAVAAVLSFSLYRVLVKSR; translated from the exons ATGTCCTGCTTCGGGCACCCTCTTGCCCCGCAGGCCCTGGAGGACGTGAAGATGGTGGTGAGCAAGAATGTGGCAGGAGGTGTGCAGGATGACCGGCTGACCCTGGACG GCTTCCTTTTCTTGAACATGCTCTTCATCCAGCGAGGCCGCCACGAGACCACATGGACCATCCTGAGGCGCTTTGGCTATGGTGACTCGCTTGAGCTGACGGCCAACTACCTCTGTCCACC GCTCCGTGTGCCCCCCGGATGCAGCACCGAGCTCAACCACCGCGGCTACCAGTTTGTGCAGAGAATGTTCGAGAAGCATGACCAG GACCGGGATGGCGCCCTCTCGCCAGCAGAGCTGCAGAGCCTCTTCAGCGTGTTTCCTGCTGCTCCCTGGGGGCCCCAGCTCCCTCACGCGGTCCGCACCGAGGCCGGTCGGTTGCCCCTGCACGGGTATCTCTGCCAGTGGAC TCTGGTGACCTACTTGGACGTCCAGCACTGTCTTGAGCACCTTGGCTACCTGGGCTTCCCCACCCTCTGCGAGCAGGATTCCCAGGCCCACGCCATCACAG TCACCCGGGAGAAGAGGCTGGACCAGGAGAAGGGACAAACGCAGAGAAACGTTTTCTTGTGCAAGGTGGTGGGGGCCCGCGGAGTGGGCAAGTCCTCCTTCCTGCAGGCTTTCCTCGGCCGTGGCCTGGGG GATGCTGGGGAGCCTGCCGGGGAGCCCTCTGCCTACACCATCGACACTGTGCAGGTCAACGGGCAGGAGAAGTACCTGATC CTGTGTGAGGTGGGTGCAAACAGCCTCCTGACCGCCTCGGCCGACGCCACCTGTGACATTGCCTGCTTGATGTTTGACAGCAGGCACCCCAGGTCCTTCTCGCTGTGCGCCAGTGTCTACAAG cgCCACTACATGGACAGGCAGACCCCCTGCCTCTTCGTCTCCTCCAAGGCTGACTTGCCCGAAGGCGTCTTGCTGCCTGGTCTGTCTCCGACTGAGTTCTGCCGTAGGCACCGGCTGCCCGCCCCCGCCCTGTTCTCTTGTGCCAGCCCAGCCGAGCCCCGCGCGGCCATCTTCACCCGGCTTGCCACCATGGCCGCCTTCCC ACACCTTGTCCACGGGGAGCTGCACGCCACCTCCTTCTGGCTCCGGGTGGCGCTGGGGGCCGTCGGGGCTGCCGTCGCTGCCGTTCTCAGCTTCTCACTCTACAGGGTCCTGGTGAAGAGCCGATGA